One window of the Candidatus Saccharibacteria bacterium genome contains the following:
- a CDS encoding DUF3048 domain-containing protein, with product MISDFVGGDDSRRKPKRIEPLEKEPQRSIHELAAEHEASEQLEEQAPAEPSFVPPDEIVETANEVNTTPVDTPSQVKLRAGFFSPRWTLSKKWTIAAAVLSLLLVGGGGAAAYYLTRPTVKGGVHRSKNPPKPAPKITTVANTLSGLQVDPSVNQRPVFGVMVENHYPDARPQSGIDQAGVVFEAIAEGGITRFLTLYQDNQPDYIGPVRSARPYYVQWCMSFDCAYAHAGGSPEALADIRAWGTKDLNDTRGIFWRISSRYAPHNLYTSIPKLSELAVSRGYGAASFTGFSRKTEQPYKAPATAPTAKKQTTTPDTRTPASGINLNISSGQYNARFEYDPATNSYKRSQGGAAHMVVDGAGAQTQLRPKVVIAIITTYGVASDKHSQYGVVGSGQAFVFQDGTVTTGTWSKGDTTAPLTFTDSTGQPLPLNPGQTWITALSGTDRLAYQ from the coding sequence ATGATTAGCGACTTTGTCGGTGGGGATGATTCGCGCCGCAAACCAAAACGAATAGAACCGCTCGAAAAAGAACCCCAACGGTCAATTCACGAGCTGGCCGCTGAGCACGAAGCAAGCGAGCAGCTTGAAGAACAAGCGCCCGCCGAACCCTCGTTTGTTCCGCCAGATGAAATCGTAGAAACAGCAAATGAAGTAAACACTACCCCTGTAGACACACCATCCCAGGTGAAATTGCGCGCCGGGTTTTTCTCGCCCCGCTGGACGCTGAGCAAAAAGTGGACCATAGCTGCCGCCGTATTATCACTCTTGCTCGTTGGTGGCGGGGGAGCAGCGGCCTACTACCTGACGCGCCCAACCGTGAAGGGTGGAGTACACCGCAGCAAGAACCCGCCAAAGCCCGCACCCAAAATCACAACCGTCGCAAACACACTGAGCGGCCTGCAGGTTGACCCAAGCGTAAACCAGCGACCAGTATTCGGCGTGATGGTCGAAAACCATTACCCCGATGCCCGTCCACAAAGTGGCATAGACCAAGCTGGTGTGGTGTTTGAGGCAATCGCGGAAGGCGGCATAACCCGCTTTCTCACGCTGTATCAAGACAATCAACCAGATTATATCGGTCCCGTACGCAGCGCGCGCCCATACTATGTGCAGTGGTGCATGAGTTTTGACTGCGCCTATGCTCATGCCGGAGGCAGCCCCGAAGCATTAGCCGATATCCGTGCTTGGGGCACCAAAGACTTAAACGACACAAGAGGCATATTCTGGCGAATATCGAGCCGCTACGCCCCGCATAACCTCTACACCAGCATTCCGAAACTCAGTGAGCTGGCAGTCAGCAGAGGGTACGGCGCCGCATCGTTCACCGGCTTTAGTAGAAAAACAGAGCAGCCTTACAAAGCACCCGCCACTGCGCCGACTGCGAAGAAACAGACCACCACGCCCGACACTCGTACACCCGCATCAGGTATTAACCTCAACATATCAAGTGGTCAGTACAACGCTCGCTTTGAATACGACCCCGCTACGAACAGCTACAAGCGCAGCCAAGGCGGCGCTGCCCACATGGTAGTAGACGGTGCGGGCGCGCAAACCCAACTTCGCCCAAAGGTTGTTATTGCCATAATTACCACCTACGGCGTTGCGAGCGACAAACATTCCCAGTACGGCGTGGTTGGTAGCGGTCAAGCGTTTGTGTTTCAGGACGGCACCGTCACCACGGGCACTTGGAGTAAAGGTGACACCACGGCACCGCTCACGTTCACTGACAGCACCGGTCAACCGCTGCCACTAAACCCCGGCCAAACATGGATAACCGCTCTAAGCGGAACAGACCGCTTAGCATACCAATAG
- a CDS encoding PAS domain-containing protein: protein MDFFSKYRRQLTTRLILIMVVFQVLVMGTGWLLASRGNISTTTILIAMSALGLCGSVLFARFASHASAEPIHIIWQAIQHVAPHGDTQPSPNIDTLQYGRELVSNLVNHVYQMASVVSDVEKTNTKKIQDIHANFLANSLPLPMVVLDKDDNIVYINDTAVKYFALPVDELETKNVYTALDMSFSDDQTLHSWLQTVRRSSVTANMRWERVRIGLPGQKDTKQFDLAAHFNSDNPMGYETLLILFDHTEVYSQDDQAMSFVALTVHELRTPLTLLRGYIEVFDEELGPTLNAELKDFMKKMDASAQQLAAFVDNILNVAKIEDNQLTLQLKEEKWEDVLRTVVNDLRLRAGVRGVTIKATVARDLPSVGVDRYSIYEVVANLLDNAIKYSRGTKEVHLTAVLNADGMVETSVKDFGLGIDGSILPHIFDKFYRNHRNRAQIGGTGLGLYLSRAIVQAHGGQISVNSKVDEGSTFTFTVLPYAKLAESGKTGNTNGITRGAHGWIKNHSLYRD from the coding sequence ATGGATTTTTTCAGCAAATACCGCAGACAGCTCACGACAAGACTCATTCTTATTATGGTTGTATTTCAGGTGCTTGTCATGGGTACCGGTTGGCTGCTTGCCAGCAGAGGAAACATATCAACAACCACCATACTTATTGCTATGTCTGCGCTGGGTCTGTGTGGCAGTGTGCTATTTGCTCGTTTTGCAAGCCACGCAAGTGCCGAGCCAATACACATAATCTGGCAGGCCATTCAACACGTTGCCCCTCACGGAGATACGCAGCCGTCACCAAATATCGACACCCTGCAGTATGGCCGAGAACTTGTATCTAACCTTGTAAACCACGTCTACCAAATGGCTAGCGTCGTTAGCGACGTCGAAAAAACAAACACCAAGAAAATCCAAGATATTCATGCAAACTTTCTTGCAAATTCATTACCCTTGCCTATGGTTGTGCTCGATAAAGACGATAACATCGTCTACATCAACGACACTGCCGTCAAATATTTCGCGCTGCCAGTTGACGAGCTAGAAACCAAGAACGTATATACCGCACTCGACATGTCATTTTCCGATGACCAAACCCTGCACAGCTGGCTCCAAACTGTCCGCAGGAGTAGCGTCACCGCAAACATGCGCTGGGAGCGTGTTCGGATAGGCCTCCCTGGTCAAAAAGACACAAAACAGTTTGACCTTGCGGCGCACTTTAACAGCGACAACCCCATGGGCTACGAGACGCTGCTCATCCTGTTTGACCACACCGAAGTCTACAGTCAGGACGACCAAGCAATGAGCTTTGTAGCACTAACCGTTCACGAACTACGCACCCCACTAACGCTGCTCCGAGGGTACATAGAGGTGTTTGACGAAGAGCTAGGGCCAACGCTCAATGCCGAACTAAAAGACTTTATGAAAAAAATGGATGCCAGCGCCCAGCAGCTTGCCGCCTTTGTCGATAACATCCTCAACGTTGCCAAAATAGAGGACAACCAGCTCACGCTGCAGCTCAAAGAAGAAAAATGGGAAGATGTGCTGCGTACCGTTGTAAATGATTTGCGCCTGCGAGCCGGTGTACGTGGTGTAACTATTAAAGCCACCGTTGCTCGAGACCTACCGAGTGTCGGCGTAGATCGCTACAGTATTTACGAAGTCGTTGCCAACTTGCTCGATAACGCTATCAAATACTCCAGAGGCACCAAAGAAGTCCACCTAACCGCTGTGCTCAATGCCGACGGCATGGTCGAAACGAGCGTGAAAGACTTTGGCCTCGGCATAGACGGCAGTATATTACCGCACATTTTCGACAAATTTTACCGCAACCACCGCAACCGCGCCCAAATAGGTGGCACCGGGCTTGGCCTGTACCTCAGCCGGGCAATTGTACAGGCCCACGGCGGTCAAATATCGGTGAACAGCAAAGTAGATGAGGGAAGCACATTTACATTTACCGTGTTACCATACGCGAAGCTTGCAGAGTCGGGCAAAACAGGCAATACTAATGGCATAACCCGGGGAGCCCACGGCTGGATTAAAAACCACTCACTGTACCGGGACTAA